The proteins below are encoded in one region of Sporosarcina sp. FSL K6-1508:
- the purD gene encoding phosphoribosylamine--glycine ligase — MNILVIGSGGREHAIARQFNVSPSVQKVFVAPGNDGMKYDAECVQIDAMDFEALATFAKANNVDLTFIGPEQPLAEGIVDYFVEQGLKAFGPTKAAALIEGSKSFAKELMAKYDIPTASYGTFTDADEAKAFIYKNGAPIVVKADGLAAGKGVIVAMTLDDALKAVDDMIGNQKFGESSSRVVIEEFLDGEEFSYMSFVHEGQIYPMVIAQDHKRAYDGDRGPNTGGMGAYSPVPQISDAIVKEAYDKVVVPTVEAMAAEGTPFTGILYAGLILTKDGPKVIEFNARFGDPETQVVLPRMASDFGEFMAALMASKPYELKWDDKAMLGVVIAADRYPGEVVKGAALPDLDVLSERGLEVFHAGTKSHGTGFIGNGGRVLLITAKADSLKEAQVEVYKGLSQLEWNEFFYRQDIGWRTFE; from the coding sequence TTGAATATACTCGTTATCGGGAGCGGCGGCCGCGAGCATGCGATTGCCAGACAGTTCAATGTCTCTCCTTCAGTACAGAAAGTATTTGTCGCACCCGGCAATGATGGCATGAAATATGATGCCGAATGTGTCCAGATTGATGCGATGGATTTTGAAGCACTTGCAACATTTGCAAAAGCAAACAATGTGGATTTGACATTTATCGGTCCAGAACAACCGCTTGCGGAAGGAATTGTGGATTACTTCGTTGAACAGGGACTGAAAGCATTCGGTCCGACAAAAGCGGCGGCGCTAATAGAAGGTAGTAAGTCATTCGCGAAAGAATTAATGGCGAAGTACGACATTCCGACTGCATCATATGGAACATTTACCGATGCGGACGAGGCGAAAGCGTTTATTTATAAAAATGGAGCACCGATTGTCGTTAAAGCGGATGGGCTTGCAGCAGGAAAAGGTGTTATCGTCGCGATGACGCTGGACGATGCACTGAAGGCGGTCGATGATATGATCGGCAACCAGAAGTTCGGTGAATCATCTTCGCGTGTCGTTATCGAAGAATTTTTGGATGGTGAAGAGTTCTCCTATATGTCGTTTGTCCATGAGGGGCAGATTTATCCTATGGTTATCGCGCAAGATCATAAGCGTGCATACGACGGTGATAGAGGACCGAACACGGGCGGTATGGGAGCATACTCACCAGTACCACAAATTTCTGACGCAATCGTGAAAGAGGCCTACGACAAAGTTGTCGTTCCGACTGTTGAAGCAATGGCAGCGGAAGGAACTCCATTTACAGGTATCTTGTACGCGGGACTCATCCTCACCAAAGATGGTCCGAAAGTGATTGAGTTCAACGCCCGCTTCGGCGATCCTGAAACACAGGTCGTTCTTCCTCGGATGGCATCGGACTTTGGGGAATTCATGGCCGCACTTATGGCTAGCAAACCGTATGAGTTGAAGTGGGATGACAAAGCGATGTTAGGCGTTGTCATTGCGGCGGATAGATATCCAGGAGAAGTTGTAAAAGGGGCGGCATTGCCAGATCTTGATGTTTTGTCAGAACGTGGATTGGAAGTATTCCATGCAGGAACAAAATCGCATGGTACAGGTTTTATTGGCAATGGAGGACGCGTACTCCTTATTACAGCAAAAGCGGATTCATTGAAAGAAGCGCAGGTTGAGGTTTATAAAGGCTTGTCTCAATTGGAATGGAACGAATTCTTCTATAGGCAGGACATTGGCTGGCGTACGTTTGAATAA
- a CDS encoding Ger(x)C family spore germination protein, translating to MTRLRKGRLVFIAVIFVLSIILQTGCAFKDIDKRLFVIGIGIDPSEKEEGHYKITLKISIPIGSINETTGPTYTYLSHEGETLAESIRILETHVDKVLEFGHAKIIVINEKLLGEEIGHFMDYFVRRADIQLIAWVAAARPSAEEILKVEPSTEYAASSALFDFFDSTGTENPYIRSLFLFEFRRNYLAKGINVVVPLIETNKDQQELIINKSLVLKENKKPLELTSVQTKQFNSNYFNMSGFSYKVESEGYLMLLNIQSISMKYKIITEKGHPRIDMKVKLSGVVGESNKNLSLAKLDDYNKIASEEMKRKLMDLLMTLQKNEVDPFGFGLRYRATRLHEKNMMDKWESLYPEIDFNISMSVELKSTGAIE from the coding sequence ATGACCAGGTTGCGGAAAGGACGACTTGTTTTTATCGCAGTTATTTTTGTACTTTCGATTATCCTTCAGACAGGTTGCGCTTTCAAAGATATTGATAAACGACTATTCGTTATAGGAATCGGAATCGATCCGTCAGAAAAAGAAGAGGGGCATTATAAAATCACGCTCAAGATTTCAATTCCCATTGGTTCTATCAATGAAACAACAGGGCCAACCTACACCTACCTATCGCATGAGGGCGAAACATTGGCTGAGTCGATAAGAATACTGGAAACACATGTGGACAAAGTACTTGAATTCGGACATGCCAAAATAATCGTCATCAATGAGAAACTATTAGGCGAAGAAATAGGACATTTCATGGATTATTTTGTAAGAAGAGCAGATATTCAATTGATTGCTTGGGTAGCTGCCGCTAGACCTTCTGCGGAAGAAATCTTGAAAGTGGAACCATCAACAGAGTATGCGGCATCTTCTGCCCTTTTTGACTTTTTTGACAGTACAGGCACTGAAAATCCATATATAAGGTCCTTATTTCTTTTCGAATTCAGGCGAAATTATTTGGCTAAAGGCATCAATGTCGTGGTGCCACTGATTGAGACAAATAAGGATCAACAGGAACTGATCATAAATAAATCTTTGGTTTTAAAGGAAAATAAGAAGCCATTGGAATTGACCTCAGTCCAAACGAAACAATTTAACTCCAATTACTTTAACATGAGCGGATTTAGTTACAAGGTCGAAAGTGAAGGTTATTTGATGTTGTTGAATATCCAATCAATCTCCATGAAATACAAAATAATTACGGAAAAAGGTCATCCACGAATAGATATGAAGGTGAAATTGTCGGGAGTTGTCGGGGAGTCCAATAAAAATTTATCTTTAGCCAAGTTAGATGACTACAATAAAATCGCTTCTGAAGAAATGAAAAGGAAATTAATGGACCTGCTTATGACGCTCCAGAAAAATGAAGTGGATCCATTCGGTTTTGGTTTACGGTACCGAGCAACGCGTTTACATGAAAAAAATATGATGGATAAATGGGAAAGCCTCTACCCCGAAATAGATTTCAATATTTCCATGTCCGTTGAACTGAAAAGCACAGGAGCAATTGAGTAA
- a CDS encoding GerAB/ArcD/ProY family transporter, with amino-acid sequence MNRFYYYLIAATMISNIVASVPGILLAESRNGAILSMVLAVIAGMVIIYTTTYFFNQFPGKDLPELMKEYTSKWLTYPILLYFALSWFVAGLITFIAYVFLLITFLTPEMSIYVIAFSLAIIVSIGILIKTESVLYSAEIVLMLSSPLFIFLMFKSYSNDKLDWDFVKVSIMHVNEFPSYDAFTASLYFFMGVVNLIIFNSVFTKKQKIGAKHLITIGFSGAFILFTTYFIPIGISGFDGIENLLYPWISTSDSLRMKYGIIERVVFIFLLFFLAVSIISILIHWHVSLKLFCSIFHFKRLKWKDKNLTPYFFVIMFGVCGIVLSRVLTAYQLLEYSRFFFNLLPTVFAIILISLFAVKRGMKSQ; translated from the coding sequence ATGAACCGATTTTATTATTATTTAATCGCAGCTACAATGATTTCAAATATCGTCGCCTCTGTCCCGGGGATCCTTTTAGCTGAAAGTAGGAACGGGGCTATCCTATCGATGGTCCTTGCGGTGATTGCAGGGATGGTCATCATCTACACAACCACTTATTTTTTCAATCAATTTCCAGGCAAGGATCTGCCGGAATTAATGAAAGAATACACGTCTAAGTGGTTGACCTACCCCATCCTTCTATATTTCGCCCTAAGTTGGTTTGTCGCGGGACTGATTACGTTCATAGCCTATGTATTTCTCTTAATCACTTTTTTGACACCTGAAATGTCAATTTACGTAATTGCATTTTCGCTTGCGATAATTGTTTCCATTGGCATCTTGATTAAGACCGAAAGTGTACTGTATTCGGCTGAAATTGTGTTAATGCTCTCTAGTCCTTTATTTATTTTTTTAATGTTTAAATCGTATAGCAACGATAAATTGGACTGGGATTTTGTTAAGGTTTCCATTATGCATGTGAATGAGTTTCCCAGTTATGATGCCTTTACAGCATCTTTGTATTTTTTTATGGGCGTAGTAAATTTAATCATTTTTAACAGTGTCTTCACAAAAAAACAAAAGATCGGCGCGAAACACCTGATAACTATCGGATTTTCGGGTGCCTTCATCCTATTTACAACGTATTTCATACCTATCGGGATCAGTGGTTTTGATGGGATTGAAAATCTTCTTTATCCCTGGATTTCAACAAGCGACTCCCTACGCATGAAATATGGAATTATTGAACGTGTCGTCTTTATTTTTCTATTATTTTTCCTAGCTGTGTCAATTATCAGTATTTTAATTCATTGGCATGTATCCCTAAAACTATTTTGCAGTATTTTTCATTTTAAACGATTGAAATGGAAAGATAAGAATTTAACGCCTTACTTTTTTGTCATTATGTTTGGGGTGTGCGGCATTGTATTATCACGAGTCTTAACAGCCTATCAGTTATTGGAGTACTCAAGGTTCTTCTTTAACCTACTGCCTACTGTCTTTGCTATTATTTTGATTTCACTATTCGCTGTGAAACGGGGGATGAAGTCACAATGA
- a CDS encoding spore germination protein: protein MWKKYQGKPTPPELMKRLMEQLKPSFDVLLVPLEIGDKSAFLLYLKTVIDEAQLQQLIIKPFFEMSSDNQFETYVNSSPSKVGMPANEKDLLFNLTIGHAVLAIGDQIILLDLRKVQSDLVLPTSLEATVHGPQLALSENLNTNVNIIRQRYHKPSLKVETIELNDVTRKPIAILYDETIVKKNVLKMIKDKLDQMDAPLIQSAGDLQLHLNDKKFSLFPTMILTERPDRISYNLAAGKVVLMIDGSPLALLAPVIFFDFMVSTEDNYHSFWIAKFTLTLRYFGLFTCIVLPGLYVGITSYNPDIFRTELAMTVAGSRIGVPYPSYIEVLFMLIFMELLTEASIRPPKVVSAAATTVGGLILGTAATEASLVSNIMIVLIAAVAISTFVIPINEMSFAVRVIRVLILLFSTLFGMAGLTISFIGLIIYLTNIESFGEPYLRFYWKNGKSEIKGSDR, encoded by the coding sequence ATGTGGAAAAAATATCAAGGAAAACCGACACCACCCGAACTGATGAAGCGGCTAATGGAACAGTTGAAACCTTCTTTCGATGTCCTTCTGGTTCCGTTGGAAATTGGAGACAAATCGGCATTCCTTCTTTATCTAAAGACAGTGATCGACGAGGCACAATTACAACAATTGATCATTAAACCTTTTTTCGAAATGTCTTCTGATAATCAATTTGAAACATACGTCAACTCATCGCCGAGCAAAGTGGGCATGCCGGCGAATGAAAAAGACCTACTTTTCAATCTTACAATTGGTCACGCAGTCCTTGCGATAGGTGATCAGATTATTCTGTTGGATTTGAGAAAAGTGCAGTCAGACCTTGTTCTACCGACATCCTTGGAAGCAACGGTTCACGGACCCCAATTGGCGTTAAGCGAGAATCTGAATACGAACGTAAATATAATACGTCAACGGTATCATAAGCCATCCTTAAAGGTAGAAACAATTGAATTGAACGACGTCACCCGTAAGCCCATCGCAATTCTGTACGATGAAACCATTGTAAAAAAAAACGTTTTAAAGATGATAAAAGATAAGCTGGACCAGATGGATGCGCCCCTTATACAATCCGCTGGGGATCTCCAGCTCCATTTGAATGATAAAAAATTCTCTCTTTTCCCGACGATGATTCTGACTGAACGACCCGACCGCATCTCATACAATCTCGCGGCAGGCAAGGTTGTGTTAATGATAGATGGCAGTCCTCTTGCCCTACTAGCACCTGTTATCTTCTTTGACTTCATGGTGTCGACAGAGGATAATTATCATTCATTTTGGATAGCCAAATTCACACTTACATTACGTTATTTCGGGTTGTTCACTTGTATCGTGTTGCCCGGATTATATGTGGGCATCACTTCATACAACCCCGATATTTTCCGTACGGAGCTCGCAATGACCGTCGCGGGTAGCAGGATTGGCGTACCCTATCCTTCCTACATCGAAGTCCTATTCATGCTTATATTCATGGAACTTCTCACCGAGGCAAGCATCCGCCCGCCCAAAGTGGTCAGTGCGGCTGCCACAACCGTCGGAGGATTGATATTAGGAACAGCGGCAACGGAGGCGTCTTTAGTATCGAATATTATGATCGTGCTTATCGCCGCTGTTGCAATTTCCACTTTTGTCATCCCCATTAATGAGATGAGTTTCGCGGTCAGGGTCATCAGGGTTCTTATACTGCTTTTCTCAACATTATTCGGGATGGCCGGACTGACAATATCGTTTATAGGTTTAATTATATATTTAACCAATATAGAGAGCTTCGGCGAACCTTATTTACGGTTCTATTGGAAAAATGGGAAGTCGGAAATAAAGGGGTCGGATAGATGA
- a CDS encoding class I SAM-dependent methyltransferase: MNGFDEMTDKLQFDKNTATEYDRGVRRTLPTYDAMFRLVQAYFRANKARQEKILIIGAGGGNELAILGPANPEWRFTAVDPAPPMLELAKLKAEQLNMTDRVTFIEGTIDEVDVNLLHDAATFMLVLHFIADVDEKLQHLKGIRRRLKAGAPFVMATMYGDPDDPAFNELFSLWKAYWLDTTSMTKVEVDEMEKTVRNLSFISEEEIIRLLQEAGFGNIAKFFTTNMFGGWICKAE, from the coding sequence TTGAATGGATTTGATGAGATGACCGACAAGTTACAGTTTGATAAAAATACGGCTACTGAATATGACCGCGGCGTTCGGCGGACATTGCCTACCTACGATGCCATGTTCAGGCTTGTACAAGCTTATTTCCGGGCAAATAAAGCCCGTCAAGAAAAGATACTAATAATCGGAGCGGGAGGCGGCAATGAACTCGCCATACTAGGACCAGCAAACCCTGAATGGAGATTTACCGCAGTGGATCCTGCTCCGCCGATGCTCGAACTTGCAAAGCTGAAAGCTGAACAGTTAAATATGACAGACCGTGTGACGTTCATTGAAGGAACGATTGATGAAGTTGATGTGAACCTCTTGCATGATGCTGCAACGTTTATGCTTGTCCTTCATTTCATCGCAGATGTAGATGAAAAGCTTCAGCATTTAAAAGGAATACGGCGACGTTTAAAAGCAGGAGCCCCCTTCGTCATGGCTACGATGTACGGTGATCCTGATGATCCGGCGTTCAACGAATTATTCTCCCTATGGAAAGCATACTGGCTAGATACGACAAGTATGACTAAAGTAGAAGTAGATGAAATGGAAAAAACCGTACGTAACCTCTCCTTCATTTCCGAAGAGGAAATTATTCGTTTATTGCAAGAAGCAGGGTTTGGTAATATCGCCAAATTCTTTACGACTAACATGTTTGGCGGATGGATTTGTAAAGCTGAATGA
- a CDS encoding adenine deaminase C-terminal domain-containing protein yields the protein MWEPSEVNAQLHMIDGKKAPDLIITNAEYLHSIYKKWVTGNIWIAGDRIVYAGKEMPGLTEGAEIVDAVGKKIVPGYIEPHVHPFQLYNPRTFADYAARLGTTTFISDNLILFMSLTNETSFALLDELNKLPFSFYWWARFDSQTILQNESELFNLESIKQWIARPEVLVGGELTGWPRLMNGEPDMLASVSAAKIGGKKIEGHFPGASERTLARMRLLGADGDHESMTVEEVEARLLHGYGVTLRYSSIRPDLPHLLKDIVDKELNVFDHLMMTTDGSTPSFHLDGVMDKCIRAAIEAGVPPIDAYQMASYNVARYYDMSDLHGIIATGRYATLNFLEDEYNPVPTDVLSKGRWLKREKESTESFPPMDWSPIDKFAPDFDLDESDFRFEHSIGIEMLNDVITKPYNVTIDINGDKLAGNHDENYLMLLDRNGKWRVNTVIKGFSTGIQGFASSYSNTGDIILIGKDKKEMHNAFKEIKRIGGGMVLAEHGKIVTTLPLPIGGGLSEEPVQKLIAQELELKKALADRGYTKGDAVYTLLFLQSTHLPYIRITQMGLYDVMKKEVIIPAIGR from the coding sequence ATGTGGGAACCTAGTGAAGTAAATGCTCAACTACATATGATTGACGGCAAGAAAGCGCCGGACCTCATTATTACCAATGCGGAATATTTACATTCAATCTATAAAAAATGGGTGACAGGGAACATTTGGATTGCAGGCGATCGGATTGTTTACGCTGGGAAGGAAATGCCGGGCCTGACGGAAGGCGCTGAAATCGTAGATGCGGTGGGGAAGAAAATTGTTCCCGGTTATATCGAGCCTCATGTCCATCCATTTCAATTGTATAACCCCAGGACATTCGCGGATTATGCAGCGCGGCTCGGGACAACAACATTCATTTCGGATAATCTCATTTTATTCATGTCCCTTACTAATGAAACATCGTTTGCGCTTCTTGATGAGTTAAATAAGTTGCCGTTTTCGTTTTACTGGTGGGCGCGATTTGACTCACAAACGATTCTTCAAAACGAATCAGAATTGTTTAATCTGGAGTCCATTAAACAATGGATTGCACGACCGGAAGTATTGGTGGGGGGAGAATTAACGGGCTGGCCACGGCTTATGAATGGAGAGCCTGACATGCTCGCTTCCGTCAGTGCTGCAAAAATAGGAGGTAAGAAAATTGAGGGCCATTTTCCCGGTGCTTCTGAGCGTACATTGGCTCGGATGCGACTTCTTGGGGCAGATGGCGATCATGAATCGATGACAGTAGAAGAAGTGGAGGCAAGGCTGCTGCATGGTTATGGAGTGACCCTTCGCTATTCGTCGATTCGTCCCGATCTTCCACATTTATTAAAAGACATTGTTGACAAAGAGCTGAATGTGTTCGATCACTTGATGATGACTACGGACGGTTCCACACCTTCCTTCCATCTTGACGGCGTCATGGATAAATGTATCCGCGCCGCAATCGAAGCAGGCGTTCCGCCGATTGATGCGTATCAGATGGCGTCTTACAACGTAGCACGTTATTATGATATGTCCGATTTACATGGTATCATTGCGACCGGCCGCTATGCCACGCTTAATTTCCTTGAGGATGAGTACAACCCTGTGCCGACGGATGTTTTATCCAAAGGGAGATGGCTGAAGCGGGAAAAAGAATCGACCGAATCATTTCCACCAATGGACTGGTCCCCTATTGATAAATTCGCACCGGACTTCGATCTTGATGAATCGGATTTCAGATTTGAACACTCGATTGGAATTGAAATGCTCAATGACGTCATTACAAAACCGTACAATGTGACGATTGACATAAATGGCGATAAACTTGCGGGTAATCACGACGAAAACTACCTCATGCTTCTCGACAGGAATGGAAAGTGGCGTGTCAACACAGTCATTAAAGGATTCTCAACAGGTATCCAAGGCTTTGCTTCCTCGTATTCGAATACAGGAGATATTATTTTAATCGGTAAAGATAAAAAGGAAATGCATAATGCATTCAAAGAAATTAAACGAATAGGCGGGGGGATGGTGCTCGCGGAACATGGCAAAATCGTCACGACACTTCCACTTCCAATAGGCGGGGGACTGTCGGAGGAGCCGGTTCAGAAACTGATAGCACAGGAGCTGGAATTGAAAAAAGCGCTTGCAGATCGCGGTTATACAAAAGGTGATGCGGTTTATACATTGCTGTTTCTACAATCAACACATCTGCCGTACATACGTATTACGCAGATGGGGCTATACGATGTCATGAAAAAAGAAGTTATCATTCCGGCAATCGGAAGATAG